The region tggggatggaacgaatcacaactccgcacgggaaacaacaaatagggtttataacaaaccacaaactctgctggagagccggcaaacaggatttacgactaccgactactgggtagaataccaacaATTCTTGCTTGAGtaataaaaggtatataaccacaaattccaccaagaagagggaacataggacttacaactaccggttattgggtagagGCCTAAAAAATTCCGCTGggggataaaagaattattgtcggttactgggcagttcattcatttattccacagggaagtaCAAGAACAGGTTGACAAATGCCAATTCGGGATTAATCTGAAAAGACAGACTGGATCAAgactcgtcctatgaggatataactcaaaaggaacaattcatcccaatatatgtgttgggaggaaacagaagaaaccgtcatccacgaggatcatctcagtggggaactgcagaaggaaaagacagacactttctgcttacggggctgactctatatggagagatttaaacacctgacatctgcttagggagatctataaagagatctatatcacccatagtAGGAGAACAACAATCAAGAGAcatatggcaaaaatgcaacatgaatatctgaatgttttatgaatatgcatgaatatgcgtaatttatgtttgatgaatgctgacaaaacagacatatctaacacaacaggtccaggaatcacacgcccggtactatacttccaggggaaaaaaccaactggaaacgccaatctgcggagatccacgtgctaaaaagcaaagatctgcgggagGCAAAACAAAAGATATCACAgaatctctgagtaatggatcaacaatcaCCCAACTGGAGCAGAAAGTCACAACATGCAACAACGGCCGCAAATACAAATCTGTTGGGGAAGCGGGAGAAGtcccaaaatatctgcaggggaacaagagctcactgcTATGACAGCGACTCCACATAATTCCACCGGGGAACAACCCACGGCAGGAGAATCATccgagtagaatctaactgcacaagcaactctactggggaaaactgtcaGCTATCCTTCTAGGGAACAAACCACTGAAGGAGAtagcaccacacaagtagattctgcgacACGCCACTCTACTCTGGGAGAACATACATCCGACGGATCGCGCAAGTAGAATAAGCTATTCTACTGGGATCACAAGCAAATCAGGAAATCACTCCAAACtttgggatgctagagccaccaaccgaccctactggggattgagagagttttcaacaggcagaaactgccgcaacaaccattctgcagactacgCTGGAGAAAATGGATGAACTACTGAGATATCCACTCATTCAACCACCGAATcctcaaaaaaaaaaaaaaagaacgcAACCATGCTGAAGGGGGAGAATAACAATTCCGCTAGCGACTGTGCCGAGAAGATAGATAAAGTACGGAGATGTCAACCCACTGACTGAATCTTCCAAACACATCATCCATGCTGGAGAGAAACTGCTGCTGGAGGAAAACTGGGTCTTCAACAACACTCAGCTTACGAttatactggggaacaaccccaccaacaactctgcttgcgacaatgctggggaaagcggtaaagtaccgggatatcaatccaccaaccactgaatctaccACAAGGAGAACACCCATTCTGGGGAgattactgctggagaagaaactgagtcttcaacaaccacctctgcttggggaacaaccccaacaacaactctgcttatggaacaaccccaacagcaaagcgggagaaagaggatacaaccaaatgccaggaatatgaaccaatgtcttacctgttgggaatcataccaccctcgggagagcactgagacattcccgagtatcctttcatcattatgaatattcactttgtttaaagcaatgatttgaaaaattctttgtttaaaataatgatattttatcaattaaaacatgcaaaacatttgttgaacggaaacaaataagagtgcaaataattggataaaagctcaaatttatttgatggaatggtagcccgcaaatggcaagactccatagatctgtacaaatttgaaatcagtgatatatattggaagagggctacattgaacataatgatcctttctctaccaatttgaatctcgatgtattcgaagcttcagttgacgacgaatcgagaatcctctgacaAACAGGCAGCTGGTGgccagaaagtcttgtcaggatgcagttacttgccgaatccctaatttttgcctagattgccccatggtgaggtactcaatctagcgggatgcaaatatacctcttttttttatgtctctaatttttgcctggattaccctttcgggttctccaccgagacactcattcttgcctaagccgccctttcgggttttcaacttagcgagccatttTGTTTTTGATTTGCATATActactttttttttaggcaaagtatttcttgactgcatctgaattcacaggacgagtgaaatcctccccatccattgttgtaagtatcaaagcaccgcctgaaaaggctctcttaacaacatatggaccctcatagtttggagtccacttgcccctggaatcgggcacgaaagacaagactttcttgagcacgaggtcaccttctcggaacacacgaggcttgaccttcttatcgaacgctttcttcattctctgctgatataactgaccatggcacatggcagtcaatcgcttctcttcaatcaaattcagctggtcgtaacgactctgaatccattcagcatcagtccacttgacttccatcaagactcgcattgatgggatctccacctctactgggagaacagcttccatgccgtaaacaagagaaaaaggggttgcccctgtcgaagtgcgtaccgacgtacgatacccatgcaaagcaaatggcagcatctcatgccaatctttgtacgtaactgtcatcttctggatgatcttcttgatattcttattagcagcttcaacagccccattcatcttgggtctgtagggagaagaattatggtgtgcaatcttgaattcagtgtacaactcatccatcatcttgttattcagattagatccattatcggtaatgatcttatctggcacaccataacggcaaatcagctggttcttgataaacttcacaaccacctgtctggtcacgttcgcgtacgaagcggcctcaacccatttggtgaagtagtcaattgctacgagaataaacctgtgtccgttggacgctttcggttcaatcatgccaatcatgtcaattccccacatggagaaaggccatggtgatgaaatcacattcagaagtgtcggaggaatatgaatcttatccgcataaatctgacacttgtggcatttcttcacatatttacagcagtcagactccattgtcagccaatagtagcctgctctcagcatctttctagccatggcatgtccattggaatgagtaccaaatgaaccctcatggacctcagtcatcaacaagtttgcttcgtgtctatccacgcatctgagcaaaaccatgtcaaaatttctcttatacagcactttaccactgaggtagaaactgtctgacaaccttctcaaagttttcctatctttcacagatgccccaggcgggtagacctggttctggagaaaattcttgatatcaaaataccaaggcttgtcatcattcacttcttctactgcaaatacgtgagctggtctgtccaagcgcatcacggcaatattgggaacttcattccaatatttgaccacaatcatggaagcaagcgtagcaagagcatctgccatccgattatcctctcgagggatatgatgaaagtcaacttctgtaaagaatgttgaaatccttctcgcataatctctgtatggaataagacttggttgattcgtctcccattcacccttgatctgattgacaaccagggccgaatcaccatacacatcaagatgcttgattctcaaatcaatacattcttcaagtcccataatacaggcctcatactcagccatattattcgtgcatttaaaagttagccttgttgtaagcggaatatgcgtgccatgaggagtaacgattactgccccaattccatttccgtactgatttacagcgccgtcaaacaccatcgtccatctggaaccaggttccggaccttcatcaagcgttggctcatcacaatctttcattttcaaatacagaatttcctcatctgggaagtcgtactaaacagactgatgatcttcaatcggctggtgcgctaaatggtcagccaagatactacctttgatagctttctgagctcgatactcgatatcatactcagacaacaacatctgccaacgggcaatcctcccagttaaagcaggattctcgaagatatacttaattggatccattctggatatcaaccaagttgtatgatttatcatgtactggcgcaaacgcttagctgcccaagccaaagcacagcacgtcttctcaagcatagagtaccgagactcgcaatcagtaaacttcttactgaggtagtatatagcagattctttcttccctgattcatcttgctgacccaggacacaacccatcgagtcttcaagcacagtcaaatacataatcagaggtcttcctgccacaggcggagacaagatcggaggctcagacagatactcttttatactgtcgaaagctttctggcaatcctcgatccaatcatgagactgatctttccggaggagcttgaatatcggcgcacatgtggcagtcatgtgggatataaatctggaaatgtagttcaagcggccaagaaaacctcggacttgcttctcagttttgggtgcaggcatctcttgtattgctttgaccttggcaggatcaacttcaatacctctttcgctgacaacgaaacccaacaacttgccggaacggactccaaatgtacatttgttcggattcaggcgaagtctgaacttcctcagacgctgaaaaagcttcaacaaatgctcaacatgttcaacttccgttcgggacttagcaatcatatcatcaacatagacctctatctccttgtgcatcatatcatgaaacaaggtagtcatagctcgttgatacgtggctccggcgttcttcaaaccgaagggcatcactcgataacagaatgttccccaaggtgtgatgaatgttgtcttctccatatcttcgggtgccattttgatttgattatatccggaaaatccgtccataaaggaaaagactttgaatttagctgtattgtctaccaacatatcaatgtgtggtagaggaaaatcatctttgggactagctttattcaaatctctgtaatcaacacacatacggacttttccgtccttcttaggcacaggcacaatgttggccacccattgaggatatgtagaagtcaccagaaaccccgcatcaatttgcttctgaacttcctctttgatcttcactgccatatctggatgagttcttctgagcttctgcttcacaggcacacactcaggcttcaaaggtaggaaatgttgcacaatatctgtatctagacccggcatgtcttcatatgaccaagcgaagatatctgaatattctcgtagcaagctgatcaactccttcttgacagactcttcaagaagtgccccaatctttaccatacgaacacaatcctcagaccccaagttgactgtttccagatcttcaaggtgcggctgaatgatcttcttctcgtgctcaaggagacgggtaatctcatcaggaattacttcaacatcatcttcccctgcctcgaatacagggaactcaaaattgggagatggcgttggatcattatgttcaatgggttttagaaccaacctgcataatgactttggttaatgaaaaactttagaatttaaacaagcaaatcattatgcagatgaaaaatatttgcttttattcttgtttttatgggttttttatGATCACTGATTTCGTGTagaaagcaaaaagtgaaaacaaatggaataacaaatgtttaacaatgcattaattgaacgaaaacatcattgtattaaatgctgccaacaatgtcatcacttctccttttggcatgggagaagggttttaaacaaagtgaacaattactctgatctatggatgactgtaggaacatctacagcgacccaattgtggcagacaccaccaggaatgacgaaattgttcagatcctctgcatcctcttccaagatagcagcagcttcttcaggttgatcagcatggatgaatcctccactcttgaacaaaccttgctcattaaatgccccagaacagtaaccaatgccagcccgggatctattatcttcaagctcaatcaccttccctaaaccagcaactgcaccacattcaatggccagtttcgcatctttgtaggaagtgaatgaaggagacttcttctcaattggttcatcaatagttaaagcttggaacggagttccaacttcatcctcagcgtcaatatatgagaaagaagacaggtggctaaccaggagagccttttctccccctaccacaaccagtttcttgttcttcacaaatttcagcttctggtgtagggtggatgtcacggtgccggcctcgtgaatccatggtctgcctaagagacagctataagatgggtggatatccattacctggaaggtaacttggaaatcactaggtccaattttgattgggagatcaacttccccaatcacaggtttgcgcgacccatcgaatgccttcacaacaacaccactctgcctcatgggaggaccttgatatgacaacttggagagtgtggattttggcaatacattcaaggatgatctagtgtccaccagcacgttggacatggcatctaatttgcagttcatagagatgtgtaaagccatgttgtggtctcttccctcctcagggagatcagcgtcacagaaactcaaagtgttgcaagcagtgatgtttgcaactataccaTCAAACTGATCAAcagtgacgtcgtgatcaacatatgctagatccaagactttctgcagagcctccctatggggttctgaattcaacagcagagataacacggaaatcttggatggcgtttgtagaagctggtctacaacattgtactcactctttttgatgagcctcagcatctcatcagattcttcattcataatgccactcgggccaactgaagaagtaggagccttttgtacagaggaggagggttgttcggcaacagcaagtgccggattctgaatattacCAGCTGTCCCAACAGGACGCTCAACGgtatcagaagcaacaggagccttgggaggtgcagagaatactcgaccactacgggtcaacccgctcacatcagcgATATTGGTCACAgacgttgaaggcaaaggcacttctaccccatcttgcacagcaacgggattatacctgaacggcacagctctatcaaaagcataaggcacagggcctgcaggcttgatcaccaaagacggagagaccttcggcttgctgctatcatagcggaTAACAACAGGTTCGGGCAAATTGAACACAGGAGATATCACATTAACCTCTGGTTCATcctcatcaacattgcgattctggaggatctcaatggtaccttcatccagcaattcttgaagctctcttcgtACCTGATTGCAACCCAGACGATTGACTGAACAAATGCGGaacttgtcgtggtcatgctccatgtagctgtactgacacaacAACCGCTGTAATTCGACCAACGATTGTCtaatatggctgacatatttgaccttatatttcccagggcacccctggaccatattaacagatttcccatgcgcgggcaatgggttcttggtaacattcgggcctgaatcttcaaagctcagaatcccacatctcataaggtcttgaaccttagtcttgagtggatagcaattctcaatgctatgacccggagcaccggaatgataaacacagtgtagtctggtttataccaccattggggatttGCAGGCACGACAGGAGGATCCCTGGGActaaccaacttcctttccaacagggaaggataaagctctgcatatgacataggaattggatcaaagctgatcttcttcctatcataattcaaattagcttggttggttgtacttccacgaggctgataagcctgttgctgtggacactgctgttgctgatactgaggttgttgctgcTGATGTTGAGGTTGCTGGTATTGAGCACTgtctctgaatacaggtgctatatgagccacctggtgctgattgctgttgcgtcgtgcaggcttcctctgaacagagggtcttctgggcttggcatgggattgcacagcatgtgcctccccatccttcttcttaaacgccccataccgtttagaagaagagctctcatcttttgccaaacgtccttcacggacaccttcttcaagtcgcatccccatgttcaccatctcggtgaaatcagagggagcacttgctaccatctgctcgtaatagaatgagctaagagtctttaagaagatcttagtcatctctttctcctctagcggtggagtaatctgagcagccagctctcgccacctctgggcgtactccttgaatgtttccttgtccttctgagacatggccctgagctgatcacggtcaggcgccatatcaacgttgtacttatattgcttgacgaaggcttcgccaagatcgttgaaggatcggatattagcactgtccaaactcatgtaccatctgagtgcagcaccggacagactgtcttgaaaataatgaatcagaagctgatcattatccgtttgggttgacatcttcctggcgtacatgaccaagtgagcaagagggcaggtgttccctttgtatttttcaaagtcaggcactttgaatttaatcggtatcttcactccgggaacaaggcacaactcggcagcagacttgccgaacaaatctttacctctgagggtcttcaattccttcctcagctcaaggaattggtcgttcattgcttccatcttctcattgacatccgagccctcagacggctcggaatgatagatggtgttgtctaccctcggcatggtatgcacgacagaaggagcagcaacagggaccgggctagatgccggcatgtgagcaaaagttggagcaggcagatcaggcatgaaacccggaggcataccccaagggaacccggctggcatggcgtgagacgcaaaatgagcactggcggcTGGCACAGTCGGAACAGCGACCtctgatataaccgtcctctgggcaggagtagcaggcggttgagcaggctgattctgagcagcaagaagttgctccatcagagcgccaagtctggcgacctcttccttcagttctctgttctcttgttctagctgatccataactctggcagaattggctcgagtatagtaccggtgagtcagcttgtcttcaaaataaatgaagaacacagagttagggcaagaagaccagaaacaaggtacctgcttatgcaaaatgatgcatgaaatgctcgtgcatatgctttgttttattttcaaggaacccttagggtattatttgcaattttttttttaaattttaaagCATTTACTGTCattatggaaaatatctcattcaatataatcgagacaaagaagtacatcctttttgattcaattacaaggagaaaaggaaaataacatcctatggatccctaatagctcgggatgctggaagacgagaaacacacagcttcttgatctctctctcataggcagcttccatatctgctttctccttagccagctgatcatacttcctcttccagaacttggaagactgaggaagcaagGAAGTCCACGTGTCGTTGGGATCATCGATCACCCgatgctcgagaaattcaatcagagcgtccttctccttaagctgctgaagcaattcttctctttcacggatccaagcacgtgaaaagtcttcttctctcaactcctatacacgttgggtagggagggttgaaggcccagccacatccaacggtgtaggtctcggatgatcatatggcataaggtatacagaagctctctgtctaacccaagaggtatagggctccaaagcaatgcaattcttcggacccaattcattcctactcttcttgcagatcttgcgccaagcgcggataaatctggctttcaggccttggggatctttaccctcctgaaagaatacaccttctaacagaatgttatgaggtttatcctttagggggaacccaagctgacgtcgtgctaagataggattgtagctgatcccaccacatgtaccaagaagaggcacattagggaattcaccacaatagtcaatgatctggacggtatcatacacgcgatcataccaagagatatcgtcattagtgagagacatgagtctctgagaccaccgtagacatcccttgttctccttgaaggtaagagtctgcggcaagtgcgaaataaaccacttgtacagcaaaggcagacaacagacgataactcctccaccctttgcattcctcaggtgcaaagagacataggctcacccaacagagtaggaacaggattaagaactgagaagatcctaatggcgttcatgtccacgaatttgtcgaagttgggaaacaacaccaatccatagatgagcagcacaaataaagcctcaaaggcatcctcactcatggccttcccatagatggtagcttgagcaacgaggaaatcagaaggaaaaccctgaattccacctttggtagtcagattagctttaatcaaagcttcatctatgtgcaacaagtccgtaatctctcgagcagtcggaatactctctaggccactgaacggcacctgatccagaatcgggatcccaataagatgagaatactcctccaaagtaggcagcaactggaagtccggaaaggagaagcagtgatacagaggatcataaaactgagccaaagtactcatcaatccctcatcaacctgagtggtcaacagaggtagaagcttcccatagcgagctttgaaacccaagggatctaatacataagatgtcagattccttaactctttcacatcgggctgtctaaagctgtacttctttgtatgccttttcggtctttccatgtctgaaaattttgcaaataaaccctttaagttccttgaaaatgttctctttttctgatgacatgaaatgcagatgaatgcatgaatgcatgaatgcaacaatcacactcaaggatcaagcaaagcacaccaaacaaaggtcgtgggaaagctcgttgtatccctaatatcaatcatccattttggtggatttaggttttcaccttatcgacacccaagttccattgatattaacggtacatgaaccggctctaacatccttaatatcaatcatccattttggcggattatggtttacaccttatcaacgcccaagttccattgatttaacgatatttgaacgactcaaccacgaatcacgggtttgctgagagtcacgagcatggagtcctggttaagaaccacccaaagggagtgtactagggtttaaacctgctagacatgttctaccagaggttcccgtaatcatcgtcccatctctcggatattatcggagaaacgaatactcgtattccaaaaatattctcaagagagactcttatgagtgtagtatcgcgtgacaatcgcatcagatcttacacctgaacgacttccgcactacgtcctaaaaatagaccaagatgggtttggtaaactaaggtccttggcttctaaggcacatgattgaacgaataatgcctaaccacaaatgacttgtatgacattattaatccaacatgacctccaccaagtgaatggactcgcaagtcaactggctaaggaatactccacaccagtcaacaagactatgccattctcctatcctagagtgcacccgagttcgggtatagaactcatctcacagagatcaccaaagcaaacagcaattgtatatcaagcaattcaaacattacaatcaatacagttatcccaaattgtacaaaaatatgtcaaataacacataaacaaatatcatacaacaagggtgaaaagtaggcaataccaccagggaaggtctaatgttatccccagcagagtcgccacttttctgtagcggtgtattcgtcgctatatgatttattgattaaaccataagcaatgtatacaatgaatcgagtcgccaccgcacttttatttatcctaagaactggttaaaaagcgaacaaaaacctaagaagttttacacgtagaaaactaatgaaaaagatcagagaatctgggtaaggggtaaattacgcaatgggaaggtgttaggcacccatcacgtcctaggtactcctagggagcccttttcacacttgttgtataaaaatgtttatttgttttgacatattgtgcaaacatgaatgggatgatgagaaaagaatgtacaattttattatttttgtgtttgaacggatgaacccgttgcctacgtaccttccatcaaaggtaaggatcaaaacgccgtagttcggctaaaagatttccaaaaattagtgagttcattttaaaacacaagcactaaggcttttcattaccaatgggagaaaactcaacccaaatcaacaatccaccatgcgaggacggcttcaacatactagtgaaatatatacacattaaaagtaacatatttattattggtttagggcatttcatCTTGTCAGCTATACTTATCGTCACCGACTTATCGCctagttggcaagggaaaagtgcacaacacttcgggaGATTTACTTCACTATAGACCGCTCCCGGATGGACACCTTAAAGTATCGGTTGATGTTGTATTAGATAAGGATGCGTTGCTACCGATACCTGACATTGTTTCAGAGACAACATTGCTGCGAGATGCAATAGGATCATTTGTTGCATGGCCCTTGGATCTCATTTTCATTGATGATGAGGTATGTTGAATTCAAAAACCACTATGAATCTTTTAGTATTCAAATGTCAATTCTGAACCGTTaagttaattttttttacatGGTAATTTTAGACGCCTACAAAACCCGCATCTAAGGATAAAGGGATTTTGCGGCACAACGAgtctgttgcatcacaaaaagaGGTATATTGAAAGTGTTAATTATATGATCCGAATCAAAAAATGCATGATTTTATAATTTACCTATGTTATATGATTTATAGGTATTTGCTCAAGGGTCACAACAACTGAGCCAGAAAATTGGTAGTCGACAGAAAAACAAAAGGGATCTTCCAGTGAAATATTTGCCAAAAAAAGGTGCTTTTGTGCCTCGATACCAGATATCTCTTGAAACACTTGTTGACTCATCAGATATGGCAACAGCTGGTGCTATTCGCTTACTGGATATGGAGGAAGATATCTTTGGTTATTCATGCACTGAAACAATCGGAAAAGAAGATCTGGAACATATTTTTCGGCATCAAGAATTAGGCGTCGGTGTTATACACACATACATCCGGTAATCCGATCtatatattatttaattacttgaacaattt is a window of Lathyrus oleraceus cultivar Zhongwan6 chromosome 6, CAAS_Psat_ZW6_1.0, whole genome shotgun sequence DNA encoding:
- the LOC127094755 gene encoding uncharacterized protein LOC127094755 codes for the protein MLKGENNNSASDCAEKIDKGISSCQLYLSSPTYRLVGKGKVHNTSGDLLHYRPLPDGHLKVSVDVVLDKDALLPIPDIVSETTLLRDAIGSFVAWPLDLIFIDDETPTKPASKDKGILRHNESVASQKEVFAQGSQQLSQKIGSRQKNKRDLPVKYLPKKGAFVPRYQISLETLVDSSDMATAGAIRLLDMEEDIFGYSCTETIGKEDLEHIFRHQELGVGVIHTYIRFLYDNFMRGNDQLSNRFRFVSSSLVNKALICREPDSCREYLVKRFMASSTNNLYLWPYNSGCHWLLLAIDPLKEVVYFLNSIDGEWTNYPDMKQLVDTSIKVFRSQRQARVPRTKSSNITWIKVQCPLQRNGIDCGYFVMRFMREIINMNQIEIPITCKQIA